The Chloroflexota bacterium DNA segment TCCTGAGCGGCGCGCCGTTGCGAAGCATATGCGTCGCGAAGCTATGCCGCAGGATATGCGGCGTGATCTTGGACTTCACCCCGGCGTCCTTGGCGTACTGCTTCAGGATGAGCCAGAAGCCCTGGCGCGTCAGCCGCTGGCCCCGTTGGTTCACAAAGAGCGCCCGCTCCGTGCTCCCGCGCACCAGCGTGGGACGGCCCATCTCCAGGTAGGCGCGCACGGCGTCCACCGCCTGGCTGTGCATCGGGATGATGCGCTCCTTGCCGCCCTTGCCCATGCACCGCACCAGCGCCCCCTCCATGTTGAGCGACGTCACATCCAGGGAGACGAGCTCGCTCACGCGCATGCCCGTCGCGTAGACCAGTTGCAGGAGCGCCCGGTCGCGGAGGGCCTCAGGCGTCGCCCCCTTCTTGGTGGGTTGCGCCATCAGCAGCTCGATCTCGGGGAAGCCGATGTACTTCGGCAGGGGCCTGCCCACTTTCGGCGAGGCCAAGTCTTCCGTGGGGTCCTCTTTCACCACGCCCTCATCGGAGAGGAATCCGAAGAACGACTTGATGGCGGCGATCTTCCTGGCCACCGTTGTCGGCGCATAGTCGCGGTCGCGCATGGAGAGCACATATTCGGAGAGCAGTCCGCGATTGACGCCGGGCCAGCCGCCGCCGTTCATCTTGGGTTCGATGAACTCGCGGAACTGGGAGAGGTCGTTCTGGTAGGCGGCGCGCGTGTTCTTGGAAAAGCGCTTTTCGGCCGTCACGAACTCGAGAAATTGGCTTACCTGCTGCTGCATACTTCTCACTCCGTCAATTTTGAACTAAGTTCAATGTTACCATAACGACCGGCCGTTTGTGGAGTCCCTTTTGGCCCAATTTCCGACCAATTTTTCTCCCCCGGCGTCCCGTCTCACCCTTGACATCACACCTGGGCCATAGCACTCTTACGACACCTAATCGGGGCCTGCCCGGTCCCTTGAGGAGTTTCTTATGTCAGTGAAGTTCGGCATCCAGATCCCCTCCTTCACCTATCCCAACCACCCCAATGAGAACGTCTACGCCGTGGCCCAGCGGATCGCCAAGACGGCGGAAGATTCCGGGTATGACTCCGTCTGGCTCATGGACCACCTCTACCAGATCGTCTCTGTGGCCCCTGAGGGAGACCCTATCCTGGAGTGCTGGACCACGCTGGCCGCCCTGGCCGCCGTCACCAAGCGCGTCAAGCTCGGCACCATGGTCACCGCGGCGGGCTTCCGGCCGCCCTCGGTGCTGGCCAAGATGACGGCCACCATAGACACCATCAGCAACGGGCGGCTCATCTGCGGCATCGGCGCCGGCTGGTGCGACTACGAGCACAAGGGGTACGGCCTCTATTTCCCCGCCGTCGGCGAGCGCATGAAACGGCTGGAAGAGGCGATCAACGTCCTCAAGGCCATGTGGACCCAGGACCGCGCCACCTACATCGGCCAGCACTTCCGGGTGGAGAACGCCGTCTGCTTCCCCAAGCCGGTGCAGAAGCCGCACATCCCCATCCTCATCGGCGGCAGCGGCGAGAAGGTCACCCTCCGCCTGACGGCGCAGTATGCCCAGGCCCACAACATCGGCGGCGGACTTCCCGAGGCGAACGCCAAAGTCCTGGAGAACCTCAAGCGCCACTGCGAAGCCCTGGGCACCAACTATGACGCCATCCTCAAGACGCGCCTCACGCCCATCATGTTCGCCGCCAACAAGGCCGAACTGGAGCGCAAGATCAAGCGCTGGAAGCCCGCCGGCA contains these protein-coding regions:
- the xerD gene encoding site-specific tyrosine recombinase XerD, translated to MQQQVSQFLEFVTAEKRFSKNTRAAYQNDLSQFREFIEPKMNGGGWPGVNRGLLSEYVLSMRDRDYAPTTVARKIAAIKSFFGFLSDEGVVKEDPTEDLASPKVGRPLPKYIGFPEIELLMAQPTKKGATPEALRDRALLQLVYATGMRVSELVSLDVTSLNMEGALVRCMGKGGKERIIPMHSQAVDAVRAYLEMGRPTLVRGSTERALFVNQRGQRLTRQGFWLILKQYAKDAGVKSKITPHILRHSFATHMLRNGAPLRNVQELLGHANISTTQVYTHLTSDHLREQYEKAHPRAV
- a CDS encoding LLM class F420-dependent oxidoreductase, with protein sequence MSVKFGIQIPSFTYPNHPNENVYAVAQRIAKTAEDSGYDSVWLMDHLYQIVSVAPEGDPILECWTTLAALAAVTKRVKLGTMVTAAGFRPPSVLAKMTATIDTISNGRLICGIGAGWCDYEHKGYGLYFPAVGERMKRLEEAINVLKAMWTQDRATYIGQHFRVENAVCFPKPVQKPHIPILIGGSGEKVTLRLTAQYAQAHNIGGGLPEANAKVLENLKRHCEALGTNYDAILKTRLTPIMFAANKAELERKIKRWKPAGISDEHFTARTLVGTPNEVAEKLRGYVKVGINYFIVSFWDVDEFEPIKTLTRDVLPQLS